A segment of the Anopheles cruzii chromosome 2, idAnoCruzAS_RS32_06, whole genome shotgun sequence genome:
TCGTCCTTCCCCCCTAAAGTGCGATTGCATCGTGCTGCGGGATCGTAAGCTCAACATAGCGCCGGCCATCAAGAAGCAGACGATCTGCGCCACGAACGGGGCCGTCTACTACGCGGCGACACCGCCCACTCCCGCGATCAACAACATCCCGATCGAGCAGTTCGCGGCCGTCTACCCGCCCGGTGTGCCAACCATGTACCCGCCAACGTTGCCGTACCAACCGTTCTACCAGTACTACAGTGTGCCAATGGTGAGTTCCTACGCCAACGTGCGCACGCTCCGCGATCCTTCCGAGGGCGCCCCGAGTCGAACGATGTTTTCTATTTGGTTTTCCTCTTCATTACTTCATTCCAAAATCCGTCTACaactttgcgcgcgcgcgtctccGTTCAACATGCTGGTTCCGAATGCTTTCCCGCCACAGAACGTGCCCACCATCTGGCCTCAAAACTATCAAGGTGAGTAGCCCGGATCATGACGCGAGGGAAAGGGCACTAACTAGCGGTTTTCGCGAAAACGGAGTTTAACAGTCTGTTGGTATGAAGATTTTGCTACTAAAAGCTTGGGTCAATACGCTAACCCCTAAGGCTGATCGATTTGATCAACGAAGAGATCAACATTTTCATGACCTTGTTAGGTATCTGAAGTAATACGTTGGTAGC
Coding sequences within it:
- the LOC128278041 gene encoding protein boule — translated: MSIPNPAGQLDGALAAAAPKYGTLIPNRVFVGGISGDTTEAELCRLFSSYGNVKSTKIIVDRAGVSKGYGFVTFETEHEAQKLQNDCDCIVLRDRKLNIAPAIKKQTICATNGAVYYAATPPTPAINNIPIEQFAAVYPPGVPTMYPPTLPYQPFYQYYSVPMVPNAFPPQNVPTIWPQNYQGIYPC